Below is a genomic region from Brassica oleracea var. oleracea cultivar TO1000 chromosome C9, BOL, whole genome shotgun sequence.
AGAGTAAGGTGACAAAAGAAGCAAAATTAGATATCTTTATGTAAAGGCACCTTCATGAGCATAGACATGGTCCTCTTCTAGGGCTTGAATGATTATATGGAAATCTAGGATTATATTTGTGAATCTCATCATGATTATGAAAGATAGATTCTTCCACATTATCTTTCTCTCTCTTTTATTTTGTTGTTTCTGAAGAAGAGATACATACATACACCAAAAATGTTTGTCGTAGAAATTCAAGTAATCTAATGATTTGATTAATAGTTCATAAATATTTTTTGCACCCAGAATTCTGGAGTTTTAATCTCTTCAAATGAAGTTTATCATCAGTTATATTGGAATAAAAATTGAACGTTAATTTTTATAAAACAGTTTAGTAATGTGGCGAAAGTAAAAAATCGTCAAATATGAATGCATTCATTAGACATGAACAATTATCAATCGTATAATCATTTGTAATAATTTTTATGTCCCCTGGTAGTAGCAAAAAAGGAATATTAATTAGTACTTCTACGTGCATTTATGTTATTATAATCAATAATTTTTATCTGTTATGTTTCCCACTAGAAGATATATAGAAATCATATTTTTTTTATTCTTTTGCAAAGATGAGTTGGGTCAGGTTCTAATCCCACCACTGATCAGTAGGACTGTGCAACATTGATTGATATAATAAACTATGATATATAACATATCAGAATATGATACAAAAAATATTTATTCTGCATTACATTTGATCTTTTATACAAAGTTTCTACAGACAACAACACTCATGGTGTTTACAAAGCCACAAGCAAGCAGAAGTCTGCTAAAAAAACACTCAACAACAATGGTACAACACACAAAGAGAAGATAAATCTTGTCTTCTCGATTATTTAACCTCACATAAGAAGAAGAGATGGAAGAAAAACAAAAAGCCTTTTGTTTCCTTCATCATCCAAGAACACACCAAACTGCACATTTACTTCATCCTCAATCACTCACGAGGTGCGTTCCTCTTGAACAACGCATAAGCATCGCTGTAAATAGCGATCGCATTGGCCAATACCGCAAGAACAACCATGAAAACAGCTAAGATCGTGTCCCTGCTTGATGCTTTGCCATGACGATCCCTGCAAGAAACATAACAAGAAGAACTCTGCTTAACTACAAACACTAAAACAAAAACTCATGTTCTTATTCACATAATTAATCAAACTCACTTTAGTATAATAGAAGCTGGGAATATGAATCCGAGACAAACAGCAGCAGTAGCTCCAGTGAACTGGAACGCGTCCCAAATGCTCGGGATGCAGTTTGCACCCAAGAAGATAACAGAGATGAGACCAGCGCTGAGGCAACCAAACCTTACATTCGAGGAGGTTAACGATGGAGCAGAAGGGAACAAGAGGCCATCAATGTTAATCCTCAACGGGTAGAATACAATAGGGAACACTAGCATAAGATGAAGCGCGTAGCTAACTCGAACCGCGTCGTTGAGGACAGAGCCAAGAGGGATTCCAAGATCAGTGTCAAAGTTTGAAAGGACATCATCAAGAGTATCGTCTCCAAACAAGAGGAACCCAAAAATGCTTATCATTATGTATACAGATGAGCAAAGCACAAGAGCTGATCTAACAACAGGTTTTATCTGAGTCTCGTCGTCAAGCTCATTTTGTATGCTGTGAACTGAACAAATCAAGAAAACCCAAGAACATGAGTCTTTTGTTTTGTTTCATTCTTTAAAGATTATGCTTCTAATTAAAAAAAAAAAGGATTACCATTGTAATGGCAGATGAATGCGGTGACAAGAACAGGTACAACTGTGAAGAGATTCAAGAAGGATGTTAAGTCACTAACATCTGGTAACAATCTTGGCATGGCTACGCCACCATTGATGAACTTCATGATAGATATCCCCGCTGTGATGATGAGAAACACGACGGCTAGAGCCACTGATAAGGCAGATGTAAATCTCA
It encodes:
- the LOC106312890 gene encoding probable sodium-coupled neutral amino acid transporter 6, translating into MTIQDVDPIPRRCSSSDDVAAPLLPTTQGDEVAAHDEFNGASFSGAVFNLATTIIGAGIMALPATMKILGLVLGITMIVVMAFLSDASIEFLLRFSKVKKSRSYGGLMGDSFGKPGKVLLQVAVLVNNIGVLIVYMIIIGDVLAGKTEDGIHHYGVLEGWFGHHWWNGRLAILIITTLGVFAPLACFKRIDSLRFTSALSVALAVVFLIITAGISIMKFINGGVAMPRLLPDVSDLTSFLNLFTVVPVLVTAFICHYNVHSIQNELDDETQIKPVVRSALVLCSSVYIMISIFGFLLFGDDTLDDVLSNFDTDLGIPLGSVLNDAVRVSYALHLMLVFPIVFYPLRINIDGLLFPSAPSLTSSNVRFGCLSAGLISVIFLGANCIPSIWDAFQFTGATAAVCLGFIFPASIILKDRHGKASSRDTILAVFMVVLAVLANAIAIYSDAYALFKRNAPRE